A window of the Mesoplasma florum L1 genome harbors these coding sequences:
- the rpmF gene encoding 50S ribosomal protein L32, translated as MAVPFRKTSKSAKNKRRSHLALVASNLVSCENCGSMIKPHRVCRECGFYKGKEVKSVQD; from the coding sequence ATGGCTGTACCATTTAGAAAGACAAGTAAATCTGCTAAAAATAAAAGAAGAAGTCATTTAGCTTTAGTAGCTTCTAATTTAGTTTCATGCGAAAACTGTGGGTCAATGATTAAACCACACAGAGTTTGTAGAGAATGTGGATTCTATAAAGGAAAAGAAGTTAAATCTGTTCAAGATTAA
- a CDS encoding YceD family protein produces MNKQYFEKQVHTELTEIINDLESIKLNNILVKKVKYLDYDIDVDWISSIETVAVNGIINFTLDAIDSRTGEEFEYSDSIDWNDEYSFSDSINDQANIIVGEEFDVQNYVIEQININLPFNLSNNSDIIKKTGFGWTIMSEEEFHQNEQNKVDHRWDKLNEFMKK; encoded by the coding sequence ATGAATAAACAATATTTTGAAAAACAAGTACATACAGAATTAACAGAAATAATAAATGATTTGGAATCAATAAAACTTAATAACATTTTAGTGAAAAAAGTTAAGTATTTAGATTATGATATTGATGTTGATTGAATAAGTTCAATTGAAACCGTTGCAGTTAATGGCATTATCAATTTCACACTTGATGCTATTGATTCAAGAACTGGAGAAGAGTTTGAATACTCTGATTCAATTGATTGAAATGATGAATATTCTTTTTCTGATTCTATAAACGATCAAGCTAACATTATAGTTGGCGAAGAATTCGATGTACAAAATTATGTAATAGAACAAATAAATATAAATTTACCTTTTAATTTGTCAAATAATAGTGATATAATAAAAAAGACTGGATTTGGTTGGACAATTATGTCTGAGGAAGAATTTCATCAAAATGAACAAAATAAAGTAGATCATAGATGAGATAAATTGAATGAGTTCATGAAAAAATAA